The genomic region GATTATCTCGCAGCAGCAGCCCCAGCAGGGCCAGCAACAGCAGCAGCAAAGTGCGGCCAATACCCTGCAAATCGGCAGCTGGCTGATTCAGCACGGCAACAGCATTTACGCCCTGCACGGCCTGGCTCCCGCGGGAACGTTCAACGCCAACTTCTCGAACTTTCAGGCCGTGGCCAACAACTTCCGGACGCTCACGGACCCCGACAAGCTGAACCGCCAGCCCGAGCGCGTCCGCATCCGGCAGGCCCCCCGCGACGGCTCGTTCCGCGACGTGATGACCGCCATGGGCATGCCCGCCAGCCGGGTCGAAGAACTTGGTGTCCTTAACAGCCTGAAGGCCGGCGACCAGGTCAGCCGGGGAACGCTGCTGAAGGTGATCAGCCGGTGAGGAAGGAGGAAACACAAACTAAGGTTGCCTAACCGGCTACCAGTTTGCAAAAAATGCGCCCCGGACAACCAGGAAATTGTCCGGGGCGCAGTCGTTTGAAAAGGGCTGTTTCCTTATTCCTTTTCCAACAATCTGGTTTCTAAAACGTATTTCACGAGGCTGGCGGTGTTGCGGCAACCCAGTTTGGCAAGAATATTACGGCGGTGCGTTTTGATGGTATCCGGCGCGAGATTCAGCTTATCCGCAATTTCCCGATCTTTGAATCCATCCACGATGAGCGCGGTGATTTCCTTCTCCCGGCGGGTCAGCGATTCGCCGGGGAGATTAGCAGGCATAGGTCGCCGGGCCACGCCGTGAAAAAGCACTGGGGCCAGCTCCGGACAAACGTAAATCTGCCCCTGCTGCACCACTTCCAACGCTTTCATGAGTTCCGACTTCCCAACCGACTTGAGCAGGTAGCCGTCGGCCCCGGCAAGCAGCATTTTTCGGACCGAATCGTAATCGCCGCGCATACTGACGGCCAGGACTTTCACCTGCGGCCAGCGTTTTTTCACCTGCCGGGCGGCTTCGAGGCCATCCATGACGGGCATTTCGATGTCCATCAGCACCACATCGACGGGTTGTTCCTCCAGCGCCCGCACTACCTCCCGCCCGTTCCGCACCCACCCCACGACCGGATGCTCGCTTTCCAGCAACGAGCGCAGGCCATCGGCGAAGAGTTGGTGGTCATCGGCGAGAAGGAGGCGGAGGGGCATGGGGATTAAGATCACAACTTAATAATAAGAAAATTAATTAGTTAACGACTTGTTAGAGGTAAGCTTTGCTGGGGCCACCTCTGCTGACGCCCTCCGCA from Tellurirhabdus rosea harbors:
- a CDS encoding response regulator, translating into MPLRLLLADDHQLFADGLRSLLESEHPVVGWVRNGREVVRALEEQPVDVVLMDIEMPVMDGLEAARQVKKRWPQVKVLAVSMRGDYDSVRKMLLAGADGYLLKSVGKSELMKALEVVQQGQIYVCPELAPVLFHGVARRPMPANLPGESLTRREKEITALIVDGFKDREIADKLNLAPDTIKTHRRNILAKLGCRNTASLVKYVLETRLLEKE